A stretch of the Esox lucius isolate fEsoLuc1 chromosome 2, fEsoLuc1.pri, whole genome shotgun sequence genome encodes the following:
- the irx5a gene encoding iroquois-class homeodomain protein IRX-5a, whose translation MAYPQGYLYQPSASLALYSCPAYSTSVISGPRTEELGRSSSGSAFAPYAGSTAFTSASPGYNSHLPYSAEAGAAATFASYVSSPYDHTTGMAGSIGYHPYAAPLGSYPYGDPAYRKNATRDATATLKAWLNEHRKNPYPTKGEKIMLAIITKMTLTQVSTWFANARRRLKKENKMTWTPRNRSEDEEEDENIDLEKNDDDEPSKPTDKGDSTDTESDHKLLNPGDIACDRFKEESHGKEMDPLLSDSELKDPEERTKLLPDSAKPTTSSPSAVPRGGNELVAQDKPSEMGHAPSTVNSNVTSVIHSPPSVPKPKLWSLAEIATSSDRCKGSSEGPQGPGMGHSTVITTNAASPSRSSPQCPLPNTVLSRPIYYTSPFYPGYTNYGSFGHLHSHSNHGSGTGTTAHFNGLNQTVLNRAEALVRESQKVRGQTQVDLCKDSPYELKKGMSNI comes from the exons ATGGCATATCCTCAGGGCTACTTGTACCAGCCGTCCGCTTCTTTGGCTCTGTATTCTTGCCCGGCGTACAGCACCAGCGTTATCTCGGGACCCAGGACCGAAGAACTAGGGAGATCCTCATCTGGTTCTGCTTTTGCTCCATATGCTGGATCTACCGCGTTTACCAGCGCGTCGCCCGGGTACAACTCTCATCTCCCGTACAGTGCTGAGGCGGGGGCAGCGGCGACATTTGCTTCTTATGTG agttCCCCGTATGACCACACAACAGGCATGGCTGGGTCTATAGGATACCATCCCTACGCTGCTCCCTTGGGTTCATACCCATATGGTGACCCAGCATACCGAAAAAACGCGACCCGGGACGCCACCGCTACTCTTAAAGCATGGCTGAATGAGCACCGTAAGAACCCCTACCCCACCAAGGGTGAGAAAATCATGCTTGCCATCATCACGAAAATGACCCTCACCCAAGTGTCCACTTGGTTCGCGAACGCCAGAAGGAGGCTAAAGAAGGAGAACAAGATGACCTGGACTCCACGGAACCGGAgtgaggacgaggaggaagacgaGAACATTGATCTGGAAAAGAATGACGACGATGAGCCGAGCAAGCCTACAGACAAGGGAGACTcgacagacacagagtcag ATCACAAATTGCTGAACCCGGGGGACATCGCGTGCGACAGATTTAAAGAGGAGAGTCATGGCAAAGAAATGGATCCTCTTCTCAGCGACTCGGAATTAAAAGACCCAGAGGAGAGGACAAAGTTACTGCCCGATTCTGCTAAACCCACCACCTCATCTCCATCCGCGGTGCCCAGGGGAGGAAATGAGCTCGTTGCGCAAGACAAGCCGTCAGAAATGGGCCATGCGCCGAGCACGGTAAACAGCAACGTGACGTCTGTTATTCACTCGCCCCCATCGGTCCCAAAACCCAAACTCTGGTCCCTAGCTGAGATCGCAACGTCTTCAGACAGGTGTAAGGGCAGTAGTGAGGGGCCGCAGGGCCCTGGGATGGGTCACAGCACAGTGATCACCACCAATGCAGCTTCACCATCACGGTCGTCCCCGCAGTGCCCACTTCCAAACACGGTCCTATCCAGGCCTATCTACTACACGTCCCCTTTTTACCCCGGCTACACGAACTATGGCAGCTTTGGACATCTTCACAGTCACAGCAATCACGGCTCGGGCACGGGCACCACGGCACATTTCAATGGATTAAACCAGACTGTGTTAAATAGAGCAGAAGCTTTGGTAAGAGAAAGCCAGAAAGTCAGAGGCCAAACGCAGGTAGATCTTTGTAAAGACTCCCCTTATGAACTAAAGAAAGGTATGTCAAACATTTAA